Genomic DNA from Miscanthus floridulus cultivar M001 unplaced genomic scaffold, ASM1932011v1 os_2097_2_3, whole genome shotgun sequence:
GATCGACTTTGTGTTATTAAATCTTAAATATACTACAGTACATTACAATGAGTGACTATGGTGCATAGCATATATATCAAGTACAATACATGTGCACTGAATCAGACCTTAAGAACACCTTTGCCAAGATAATCACTAATCAGACCTTCCAAGGTATCATACATTCTCAGCCCCACATATCAGACTGATTTGAATGGACCACAATTGTAATTCCGAGATGAGTTTGTCAAGGTGGTGAGCCTGGTCTCACGATTTGACAATATCATGTTTCTCAACACGATTAATGAAGATGAACATACCACTTAAGTTGATCATTTGCATGGAGAAGGTTAGCATTGTTTCTATCAAGACTTTTTAGGACGTGATTTTCAGAACTGTAAGGAATAACACTAGCAGCTGGATAATGTGGCCATTGGTTCGGTCTCCAGCAACATCATCAAGGGAAAAAAATATAGGAGGTTAGCAAATTGTAACTGTATGAAGGCACCTATCAGTAGAAACAGCATGTGATGGAATTTTCAAATAATAATGTTAAAAAAGTGTTTATATAGTTTTACACACAAAAGTTATTGACTGTCTGACTTCCAGAATTGAAGGGTTGTATGGTTGACTAAATATCAGTAACTATTTATTCTCTCAAAAAGAAGAAAGCAGATCCAGAGTATTACATCTTGACCACGAGTTCATTTATGAGGCGAGAGATAAATGAATTTGTTGTTATGttcaagatttttttaaaaaaaaaaactaattgaggTGTGAAACTAGGATTACTCTCGAGCCAGTTTAGTGTTTTTGTCCTGAATTAATCATTTGAATAATATATTTATCTGCAATTTCTGAGATCTATCAAGGCATACAAGTGACTGAGTCTCAAATATTTTATTGATTTGGTTTTAGCGTGTAAGTCCACGTATGCTATGTACGTGTTTGTGTGCAACAGCCAGTGTCCTAATCTTTAGTTATTGTGCTGTAGTTTCTTTTTGAATAATACAAGGATATGAAGACATCTTTCAGAATATCCAATGGACATATGCATGTTTTCGTGTTTACATATAGCAGCTTGTTTTGCATTTGGTTTAAAATGATCTAATGTATGCTTCTTAGTTCGCCAGCTGTTTGACGAAGTTTCCTAATCATGATTAAATTCATGTTGTTTTGACTGATTTCCCCTCAAGCATATTTGTGTTCTGGTCACTCTCAACCGTCAGGGAGCACAATACTGAACCATTCACTGTTGATGCCTTTCAGAGTTACAGTTGGAGTGAAAAAGGCATCTTTTATTAGCTCATAAAAAGTCATGTCTCTTAATCAGATTCTCTTGTAGGTGTGCAAGCTGCAGACGCCCCAACTAGGATCAGCGGGGTTAACAAACGTGGGTGGAAGTACATAAAAGAATCACAGAAGAAACTACAAGATGCTCCCAAAGTAGACGTAGCTGTTGCTGTCTAGTTGCATCTTGTAAGATGATTCTTGGTTCCTTCACTTGATGTGCTAAATCGCTATATGCCTGCTGTCAGATGAATGTGATCCACTTTTGGATCGACTCAATGGTTCCATCCTTTTTGTCAATGACTGAACCTCTCTGCAATATgtccattttcttttctttctggaACCTTTACCATAATGTGCTAATACAGAAGAACTGTGTTGGTGGTGGTTTTCATTCTAATGCAAGCTTTGTttcattcctttttttttttgaaagtagcTTTGTTTCGTTGAGTCAATGTTCCTAGGTAACGCCCATTCATTCACCAAGTTGAAATCTTTCAGTCCACACTTTGGAATAGAGGAAAACTTACTGTTTCCTCTATTTTTCCCCTGTGAAAATGAATTGATCATGTAATATTTCTGTACAATTTCTACAAAATTCCTAGTTCAAGGTGGTCTCATGTGAAATCAGCGAGGGTATTCATTTTTTCATGCGAAACTACCGTACCAAATCCCACTTATTTGGGACACGAAATACCAAAGCCCGGCTGCGCCGGGCTTGTGCCCTGTCTTGGCACAACGGAGCCGGTGCGGCCGCAATGCCGCTGCGCCCGCGCCCACCAGCTGCCGTGCGGCGTCCTCCCCTTGCCGCCACCGTGGAACCCCGCGCCTTCACTGCCGCAACCTCCTCacaccagcagcagcaacagcacctCCTTTCCTACCCCTATGCGGCGCTCCTCCAGcgcagcgccgccaccgccgcggccCTCCACGCTTCGCTGCTCAAGCCGGGCCTCCTCGCGTCCCACGTTATCCTCCACAACCACCTCCTCACCGCCTACTTCAAATGCCGCCTCCACCGCCGGGGCCTCCGTGTGGTCGACGAAATGCCCCGCCGCAACGCCGTCTCGTGGTCCGCCGCCATCGCGGGGCTCACGCAGGGGGGGCCGGCCCCGCGACGCGCTCGCGCTGTTCCGCCGGATGCGCCTCGCCGGGTGCCCGCCCAACGAGTTCGCACTGGCGAGCGCGCTCAGCGCGAGCTCGCTCGCACCCGCAGGCGCCGGGTACGCGCCGCAGCTCTACGCGCTCTCGGTGCGGCTTGGCTTCGGCTCCAGCGTCTTCCTGACGAACGCGTTCCTCGCTGCCATGGCCCGTCACGGTCAGCTCGAGGACGCGGTGCGGCTGTTCGACGGCTCTTCCATCCGGGACATCGTCTCTTGGAACACGCTGCTCGCGGGGTTCGCGCGCCACTGGAGCGTGCAGGGTTGGATCCTGTGGCGAAGGATGGTCAGGGAAGCTGTTGGTGCCGACGGGTTCTCGTTCAGCACAGTCCTTTCTGGACTGGCGGCGAGCGCGAGCTTGGCGAGCGGTCTGCAAGTTCACGCCCAGGTCGTCAAGAGTGGCTTTGGCGATGATGTGTATGTGGGGAACTCCTTGGTGGAGATGTATATGAAGAGCAGATGGCACCATGGCGTTCGCCGAGATCCGCTGCAAAGATGTTGTGTCGTGGACAGGGATGGCCACTAGCTGCCTACACTGCGGTGAGCCTGCCAAGGCGATTGGCATTCTCAGTCAGATGATGCTGGACGGAGTCATGCCCAACAACTACGCATTTGCAACGTCGGCTAATGTCTGTGCAAGCCTCACCGACCTTGACGAAGGAAGGAAAGTTCACGGGTATGTGATCGAGCTGGGAGACGACTCCGACATTGGCGTCAACAATGCGCTCATCGACATGTATGCAAAATGCGGGTCAGTGGCCTGTGCTCACAAGGTGTTCCAGTCGATGCAGCAGCGGCCTGTTATCTCCTGGACGGCGATGATCATGTGTTTCGCGCACAACGGGCGAGCTCGGGAAGCTGTGGAGGTGTTCGACGACATGCTGCTGAGGGGTGTAGCTCCCAACCGCGTCACTTTGATCTGCGTTCTCTATGCTTGCAGCCAAGGTGGGTTCGTGGACGAAGGTTGGATTTACTTCAATGCCATGGAGGACAAGTTTGGCATTCAGCCCGGCGAGGACCACTACGCCTGCATGGTCGATCTCCTTGGCAAAGCAGGCCATATCCAGGAGGCTGAAGAGCTGATATCAAGGATGCCGTTCCAACCTGGCGTTCTGGTCTGGCAGACCTTGCTTGGTGCCTGTCACCGTCATGGCAACGAGGCTGTTGGCAGGAGGGCTACAGAGCATGCGCTTGCGCTCGAGAAGGATGACCCGTCGACATACATGTTGCTATGCAACACGCTCGCCGGCCAGCACGATTGGGACGGCGCAAGAAGGGTGAGAGGGCTCATGGGAGCAGAAATCCTGAAGCTGCCCGGGTCTTCATGGTTTCAGTCCATGTCCGACAGAAACCGAGCTTGTATCAGGTGAACTTTGGTCTGATGGAATGGAAGCTAGTTCTGTACTATTTTGGTTGAATGCATCAAGCTATGGAAAGAAGCTGGTTCTGTATTTCAGTTCATATGATGGCGTTTGATATTTTGGTAGTTCTGTATTTCAGTTCATACGATGCGTTTGATATTTTGGCTAACCTCAGAGGCCAAGGGATActtcagtgttatcctaaacgctaagcGGTAAACAGAACAGTGAATATTTGACCAAGAATACAACATGGGTATATCAAAACTTACAGTGCAGATTGACCATTTGTATCAGTCATCTAATTTTGGAAACAACAAACCATTGTGTGCCACAAAGATATCGAAAACGAACTTGCTTGTATTAAAATTAGTGTTGGCATATCTCATCACAACCCTTCATGTATACTGTACCAAATATACGCAAATgactttcgcaaaaaaaaaaaaaaaaacgcaaaTGACAATCATACAGTCAAACATGATCCTGCAGCATAGTTAATTACAAACTAAACATGACGCTCATGCAAGGAAAAACTCTTCAACATTCCCAATGCGTAGGGTAAGCCAATTTCGTTGGCATCCTCAGTGCTCAAGCTGCAGGTAATGATCTTAAGCAACTGTTGTAGTCAAGAGAGGTTCCAGGTATTGCTTGAACTTATCTTTTGTAATTGCCCCTTCATATCGGCTACCTGGCACCTCTTGGCCATTCTTGAAGAGAATCAAAGTCGGGAGACCAAAAACCTTATACTCTTCAATCAGCTGTGGATTGGCATCATGATCAATCTTGACAATTTTTAACCGCCCATTGTATTCCTGTGTCACCAGATTAGACTTTATCAAAGCTGATAATTCTGATTAGAAGCAAGCAATAGTGTTCCCTTACGCACATGTTTAAAGCATCACATTCTGCTAAAGTGCTAAGAGCTGCCAATGATTAGAGTTTAGTTAACCAATGGCTTCTATGCACATTAATTATTTAACTAATAGCTTCTACAGAAGACTATTAAATACAATTCTTGAATTTAGGAAAGGATCCAATCACGGCGTCCACCTTCCCAGCTCTCTTCTCTCACTGTCGCAGGCCCTCCTGCAGCATCAGGGACGCCATTACCCTGGGCCTACCCTGGGCCTCGAGACCATTCTCCGCCCCCGCCTCACCAATCAAGCTGGTACAGAACTGCTGATCCTCCGCTCTGCCTTGTCCACGGTCACTCTTAACGACAACTCTGACACCCCCCTTCTGCAGCCATTCTCCTCCTGGGATGCCTACAGAGCTCTTTATGCAAATGATGCCATCCTTCCTGGGCCACAGCTCATCTGGAGGTGCAGACTTCCAGGGAAACTAAAATTCTTCGGTTGGCTTGTGCGCTTCGACAGAATCAATTCCCAGGCCAACTTGTTCTGGAAAAACATCAGGGCGCTGGAAGACTCCTTCTGCCCCAGCTGCCACGGCATCTTGGAAACAGGAGACCACATCTTTGTTGCTTGCCCCAGGGCAGTGAGAGTGTGGGATCGACTCAATATCAATTTGCTTGACAGTGATCAAAAGCTGCCATGGACAATTGGGCGTACCATCAACCTCCCTGCAAAAGGTCCGCATGGACATGATGCTCATCATCCTCTGGCACATTTGGAAAGCCCGAAACGCCCTGATCTTCGAAGCTGAGGACATCACCACGGCAGGTGCACTGCGAGCGGCGATCAAGGACACTGGAAAATGGGCTTGTCGCTACAAAGAGGACAAGGCTTTGGTAATTGCCTGGGTAGATCATCTTCGATCCTGCTGTAACAATCTGTGACTAACCATTTCTGCTTCCCTGCCCCCTCCTCCTCTTCCAAAACTGCACACCTTCCGGTATGCCGGGAGTATGCTGTAATTGTGTGAGCTTTCAGCTCCTTCGTTCAATATAGTAGGTGGGCAGCACTCCCCCCTGAACTTGATCGAAAAAAATGGATCAGGTCCTTCAGGTTTGTATCACTCGCCTTGAATCAAACATGCTGTTCCAGTATTCCCCAGCGACATgtctgtttttctttcttcttgtgtTTTCCCCTGTAATACTCTATATATACTTTATAAAAGCCAATTTTACCTTCGTCAAAAAAAGTGTTCCTCATAGGTTCCACACCTGACCGAATTGCAGCACAACAAAAACTGGACTTGGTTTGTATACTGATGTCAACTCAAATCACAAACTCGGGACTATGGACAAAGTGCAGCATTTTCACTTTTCTCAGTTGTTGTCTCAAGCCCCACTTAAAAGGCTGTTCCTTACTTTATCTGATACTTTGGCTTCTATTAGCGTTGTCGATGTTACCAAATTACCTTAATCCGTCATTATCAGAGTACGACATGACACCAGCACAGACGAACAAAACACATGGATAAGCATCCACCAACAAGCAGCAGAGTAACCTAATACCTCGGAGGCCCAATCGACGACGGGCGCGATGAGGCGGCACGGCCCGCaccagtcggcgacgaagtccacgAGCACGggcagctctgactccagcaccTCCGCGGGGAACTCGCCCTGTCCAATGAACCTGGCCGCCGCACCGCACCGGACGCGCGCGCGAGGGCGAGCGAGCCGACCTGGCGCCGCGCGGCATCCGGCCGGCCCGGGCTGAGCGCGCGAGAGGTGGAGCGCGGCCGGGAGGGGGGCCCTGCGGGGGCCCGAGGAGACCGGCGTGCGGAGAGTGGGCGCGAGGGTGGGCGCCGTGGTGCTCGGCGCGGACGCCATGAGCGGAGCGGAGGCAGCGCGTTGGGGAGGAGAGGAATCTTCTGGAAGATGCCAACGGACAGTGCGCCACCAGTTCTGTACCGCGCGGGCGAGATTTGTTGGCGAGTGGGCGGATTTTTTTTTAAGTCCACGTTACCTCCCAATTTTAGGAAAAGTCTGATTTTTATCCTGAACTCTAAAACCGACTCAAACACCTTACTCAATTTTTAAAATCGTTTATCTTACCTCCCTCTCCCTGGATTTGTTATAAGCAGCTTTGAAGCCGATtttatctttttttatttatttattttgactGATATTTAAAAAATCACAGTAagtcatagaaaaataataaaatagaaaatctaatttggTTGGACTCTACataagtagatctacacagtgaacatataatatgatatgctttagtacaaagttttttctgtgactttagatctatgtttttctataattaattaaaataattcatagctgcagtttctatagtccaattatgataaaaattttatggtTGACTAATTATTATATGATTGAATTGTATACTCATTGAATCATatatagcttagttatagatttatttatatttaacgatcataaacctaaataaaatatataactaagttatacataatccaataagtatgaaatttttactatagtttaatcatacaataattagcccaccataaaaattttaccacaattggaccatagaaactacaactatgaattatttcatttaattacagaaaagcatagatctaaagctacaacaaaaactttatactaaaacataccatattatatgttcaatgtatagatctactcatatggagtccaacaaaattgaatttttcattttatgattttttgtgatttactatgatttttcaaagattcaaccaaaataaataaaaaagataaagacAAAACCGacttcaaaactgcttataacagggccagggaggtaagatgaacggttttaaaagttgaggggggTGTTTTGCCTGATTTTAAAGTTTAGGGAGGAAAATAGACTTTCGTGAAAGTTGAGGAGGTAACGTggacttttttcttttttttccaagtCGTCTTCTGAGGAGCGGAATTCGGCCCGGCCCAGTAAATGAAAGTGCCGGGGAAACGGATCGCGAGCGGCCCGTTCGGCCTGTTTGTTTGGAAGTAACGCTCTTTCCGAAATTCTGGCTTTGGGAGCGAGGTGGACCTTTCGTTTTTTATGGGAAAACAATCACAAAATCTAAGTGATCCTCGACACAGAGAAAATGACATTTTTGGTATGCATCCTACTAACTTGTTTCTTTCTGTGGATCCAGGACAGTTCAGTACTTGCTATGTTAGAGCTGTTCTATATTTACTGGGCCATGAAGTATGAGACAGAAATTACCTTCCAAAATGCCCGTATCAAACATATGTACTGTAATTCAAAACTATATATAAaacatttttaaaaaaatcaaattgcttggatagccaaatgagtgtgagaaagagaaaaaaaaatactggCTGCATGTCACTGTCAGCACCTGAACTGTCTCGTCCAACAAGAACTACCATGCCACGTGTACAAAGCGCGCAAGGACCAAGTTCACGGAGAGAGCACGATCCATCGGCCCCCCTCCATCCCTCCGGCATCCGGCTTCGCCTTCAcgacgcctcctcctcctccttctccctccctctcttcagTCACTGGCGCTTTCTCCCTTCCGCCCCCTGCTTTATTCCCACCCCCGCAAAAGCTCCCCCTCACATGGAGGCCTCCGGCTAGGGTTGGTTCTCTAGAGCCCGGCCATGGTGATGCCGACTGTGGCCTCCGCGACCGCGGCGGCGCTTCACCCGGCGGTCTCGACGCGGCGTGCGGGGGTAAGGAACGGCAATGCGTCCTCCTTGGCGGCGGGTGGACGACTTGCCGGCGGTGGGCGAGGGCCGGCCCTGCGTGccagggtggccgaggccgcGCCGGTGGCGGCCGAGGGCGGCAGGCAGGAGGCTTATCCCGCTGCACCAATGGTGGAGATCCCCGTCACGTGCTATCAGGTGAATGGTTCGAGTCAACTGCAATTTCGAAATGACGCTCACCTTCTGTTGCTCTGATCGCCGCCTGATCTGATTCGGTTCGTTTTTCCGCGGCCCCCTGTCAATTAATTGTCTAGGCGGTTGCAGATTGAATCAGCATTTTCCTATAACAAGTCGAATTCATTGTACAAATCTGTAATTTTATGCGCTTCCCTCATTTTTGAGTAAAAAATATGTGTGAACGCGTTCTGAAATTTCGTCTGATCAGTTCACAATTGATTGGACTATTTGTCTATTTTCACTTGTTGGTTGACATGTTTAAGTTTAACAATGACCGTGTAGATGCTAGGCGTTACAGAGAAGGCTGAGAAAGATGAGATCGTGAAGGCTGCAATGGAGTTGAAAATTGCTGGGATAGAAGATGGATACACAGCTGAGGTGTCCACTTTCAGACAGGTTCCTAATTGGTTTCTGCAACTATATCTATTTATGTATGTTTTGTTTTGTGAGGGGATGCAATAATCCTGATGTTTATCATTTGCGTGCTGCCTTTTGTCAGGCTCTGCTAGTAGATGTCAGAGATAAACTTCTGTTCGAACAAGATTATGCAGGAAACATAAAGGAGAAGGTTCCACCTAGGTCCTCTCTTCATATACCTTGGAGCTGGTTGCCTGCTGCTCTGTGCGTCTTGCAGGAGGTAATGCATAACACGGACATTTCTCATCAAAATGTCTGTTGGAACCAGTCACGCCACTAACAAGTTAATGCTGGTTTTGTTTGGTTGAGACTTTTCACTTTAATTGGCTATATGTTCAGTGAGTTTGTAGTTACAGGGACCACTAAAGTGATATATATTTTGTGGAGTACCGTCTGTGTTTGTTCTTTATTTTACATCTGTCTTTTTTTCTTAGTAATATACAATTCACATGTTAGGTCTTGGATTTAAGACGCCAAATTATGTAATATAACTTAATAACTTAATAAGAATAGAGCAGAATCTGTAACTTAATGTCCATAGGCTCTGAAATAGTCGCGAAAGGGCATACCCAGGTATCTTTAGGATCATTTTGTGCTGCGTTTATAATAATAACTTATGTCCTTTCTTCAGATCAGGACATCAGGCAAGGCAGTGTAAAATGCCGAAATTGTCGCTATTGAAAATTTTCCATGTGAAATGCACTGTGAGCTTTGAAAACCCAAACACGAAGGATGTCAAAGTTAAACATGCATATTTGGCTTACCATTGTGTCCTGAAAAGTCTGCAATACTGGTCTATTTGCTCTTCATCCATGTATGATGTTGCAGTATTTTTCAGGTTGGAGAAGAGAAGCTTGTTTTGGAAATTGGTCAGGCGGCTCTACGACGCCCTGATTCTAAACCTTATGTTCACGATGTGCTTCTTGCAATGGCATTAGCAGAAGTAAGAATAGCATAAGAATCCTTTTCCATATTTTATTTAAGAGCTGCTCGATGAAATGTTTGGGAACCCCTCTCACATTTAGATGGTTTCATGCATTTCGTTGTAGTGCTCTATAGCAAAAGCCAGCTTTGAAAAGAGTAAAGTGTCCCTTGGATTTGAGGCTCTGGCACGCGCTCAATATCTTTTGAGGAGAAAACCATCTTTGGAGAAGATGCCCCTTCTTGAACAGGTATGATGTTATTACTTCTACATGAACAAGTTCTTCTAAATAGTAaatacaaaatcatgccataacTTATTTCATTGGTGATCCAGATTGAAGAATCACTTGAAGAGCTTGCACCTGCTTGCACTTTGGAGCTTCTAAGCTTGCCTCAGACACCTGAAAATTCTGAACGCAGGCAAGGTGCTATTGCAGCTCTCTGTGAACTGCTTAGACAGGGCCTTGATGTTGAATCATCTTGTAGAGTCCATGACTGGCCTTGTTTCTTGGGTCAAGCAATGGACAAACTATTAGCAACTGAAATTGTGGATCTTCTTTCTTGGGACACTTTGGCTACAACTCGTAAAAATAAAAGATCATTGGAGTCCCAGAGCCAGCGGGTTGTAGTTGACTTCAACTGCTTCTACATGGCGATGCTTGCTCACCTTGCATTTGGATTTACAACCCGCCAGACTGAGTTGGTACCCTCTTTTTATCACCCACTTGGCAGCCTGTAAAAGTTGCTGATCTTTTTTTGGCATTGTTTTT
This window encodes:
- the LOC136534624 gene encoding thioredoxin X, chloroplastic-like, with the protein product MASAPSTTAPTLAPTLRTPVSSGPRRAPLPAALHLSRAQPGPAGCRAAPGRLARPRARVRCGAAARFIGQGEFPAEVLESELPVLVDFVADWCGPCRLIAPVVDWASEEYNGRLKIVKIDHDANPQLIEEYKVFGLPTLILFKNGQEVPGSRYEGAITKDKFKQYLEPLLTTTVA